The window TTAACCATTTCGAAGCCTTTTTCCATATGGATTCCCCCCTCGTTATCCAAGTGATATCCAAACGGTTGGTATCTGAGTATAAGCGATTGGTTGTTCATTCCTAAACGATAATAAAACTCCTTAATTAAAGGGGTGTAGAGTCTCAAATATTCGAGTCTTCCCTGAATAATCTTCTTTCCAACATGAATGAGTTTTTCTGTATAGGTTTCAATTAAATCATCACTTGCATGCTCACGGAGTAAATAATTTCTACGTGATAGTAATCCCTCATACTGTTTTACCAAGGCAGCATGAGCGAAATATATAAACCCTATTGCCTCGTCTATATATTCTCTCCTGTTTTGTGGTGGACCCGCTACGATTTCATGGTCACTGGGGAAATAACCGACTAACCAAATACCTCGCCTTCCTGATCCGGGATGACCGTTTATTTTCCATTCTTTTTTTTGACCTGGTTGTATTGACACTTCCTTCCAGAAGTAGGTTCCGTCCTCCCCAACCTTAGCTCCTAGATAACTATAACTTTCTCCCCAGGTGACCATCTCCTGGTCTTTTGCTCTTCTAAATGAGCGACCTCTTGATAAAAAATATATCGCTTCCAAGAGATTGGTTTTTCCTTGAGCATTTTTTCCCTGTAAAATAATTAAGTGGTTGGAGAAACTTAAGTTTAATTTTTCCAGATTTCTCCAATTAATACATTTTAATTCTTGAATCAACATGCCCTATTCTTCTTCTCTAACTTTTAGTGGCATGATTAAATGTCGGAATTCGTCATTATCGCCAAATATCAAAACTGGTGCCACTTCACCATTAATACCAATGGAAATATTTTCCCATGGTGCAACTCGAATACAATCAATTAAAAAACGTGAATTAAATGCTATGTTAACAGCTTGTCCTTCTATGGTAATTTCCATTTCTTCTTTTGCTATTCCCATTCCCTGGCTTTCACAGGTCATCATCAATTTTCTATTGTTAAATTGTAAATAAATCGTTTCTTCTTCTGGTGTTGTAACTAATGCGGCTCTTTCTATTCCCTCGAGGAAAGTTTTTCGATTCATAGTTACAGTTGTTGTAAACTCGGTTGGCAAAACTGACTCATACTCAGGAAATTCTCCCTCAATAAGTCGACTATATATTGTTACCGTATCCATATCGAACATAATTTCCCCTTGACCAGGAATAACATCAACTCTTTCTCCCACCATCGCTCTCATGATTGCCGCTGCTACTTTCGAAGGCACAATAAATCGTATCTTTTCTTCCACTAAATCGTTTATTTTTTCTATTTTATGCATACTCAACCTATGACCATCGGTTGCTGCTAGATACAAAAATGATTCTTTTCCTTCTATAAGAACACCAGTGAGTGGACCACGAGTTTCATCGTTTGATGCCGCAAAAGCTGTTCGGTTATAACCAGTTCGAAGCTGTTCACTCTTGACAGTAAAATATTTATCTTTTTGAAAAGGAGGAAATACCGGAAAATTTTCCGGTGGGTAACCGGTTAACTTAAAAATACTCTTGCCACACCTTAACTCAGTGACCATACTATCTGACAGTGAATTTATTGTTACCGTTTCTCCCACCATTCCCCTCGCTATTCCAATTAACAATTTACCAGGGAGTACAATACTGGTACTTTCTTCCACTTGAGCCTGACACTTTGCAATAATACCCATTTCCATGTCATTTGATAATATCTTAATCGTTTCTTTATTTTCAGCCTCAATTAATAACCCAGTTAAAACAGGAATAGAACTGCGAGAGGG of the Candidatus Atribacteria bacterium ADurb.Bin276 genome contains:
- the recF gene encoding DNA replication and repair protein RecF, producing MLIQELKCINWRNLEKLNLSFSNHLIILQGKNAQGKTNLLEAIYFLSRGRSFRRAKDQEMVTWGESYSYLGAKVGEDGTYFWKEVSIQPGQKKEWKINGHPGSGRRGIWLVGYFPSDHEIVAGPPQNRREYIDEAIGFIYFAHAALVKQYEGLLSRRNYLLREHASDDLIETYTEKLIHVGKKIIQGRLEYLRLYTPLIKEFYYRLGMNNQSLILRYQPFGYHLDNEGGIHMEKGFEMVKEEEREREITIIGPHRDEIVFEKNGREFRTFGSQGEKKSLALSIKLAEMSVIQLIKKSKVIMIFDDVFSELDQSHQDLLLEEILNQGQVFISTTQENDDWARKRKNRVTVLNVEKGKIIMGKCNE
- the dnaN gene encoding DNA polymerase III subunit beta, with the protein product MKATVSLKDLKKAIDHVSVCVPSRSSIPVLTGLLIEAENKETIKILSNDMEMGIIAKCQAQVEESTSIVLPGKLLIGIARGMVGETVTINSLSDSMVTELRCGKSIFKLTGYPPENFPVFPPFQKDKYFTVKSEQLRTGYNRTAFAASNDETRGPLTGVLIEGKESFLYLAATDGHRLSMHKIEKINDLVEEKIRFIVPSKVAAAIMRAMVGERVDVIPGQGEIMFDMDTVTIYSRLIEGEFPEYESVLPTEFTTTVTMNRKTFLEGIERAALVTTPEEETIYLQFNNRKLMMTCESQGMGIAKEEMEITIEGQAVNIAFNSRFLIDCIRVAPWENISIGINGEVAPVLIFGDNDEFRHLIMPLKVREEE